In the Lepisosteus oculatus isolate fLepOcu1 chromosome 6, fLepOcu1.hap2, whole genome shotgun sequence genome, one interval contains:
- the LOC107078250 gene encoding uncharacterized protein isoform X1 has product MDSSPTIGEFFHTLCEMGFTEMQIQAAMQAGHFTVPEATEWLLQSGSPRHKLVKQSSDLPETAISAFNPPKGQDSPSTAGTAKSNTDSKDSKTGPASLSPLESRMKQDRNGFQDQQRERVVQEAQEERRLRKKERELVLKRIADDRRNQQEKSQPHGQQESSPSQGQHLGGRIQTSVDNHCLLMIRLPSGESMRERFPADAPLRSVVEHISGRHPSLAAFSLLQGYPRKRFGEAELACSLRSLGLTPNAALCIQTTPPETPLEPLHPAAGEREEPQRDQTGPQLEESDEEQLLPPPALPSPLWERAVEHAGLPGLGPPVPGPSHHWGRGQKLVTGDAERESSSGEDEGERSEEELEEPPFPFPAGLPVLPFIPGNRPHAAVAPQYRWPDQGNRLREGAEDVPLPAGGVDRQVVSGVAGQAAVERLQRAAQQDDSPGTAGQPSPPKRPFRTPSVQSLCTLATRATVALMTAPSMQYSSSLSCLTPELAELLLTHMSRERLLRPRCLELFFGCPIQKFVLNCYPYSTNELLRQLRAFTTLKHLSLVSSPLITDLGLSVLSSLQKLQHLNLAACSKLTDSCLQYVTGLKYLSYLSLDSTKVSDLGMVMYLKSAPSSLTQLSLNQTGITEATLVVLSSCVPQLRLLSIKRTKVSDVSALAKLCSLQSLYLDGTGVTEVSLQHLASHPALSVLSLAGIQVTDGNRALEIISGLRLAQLTLPGRHTVTDSGLAFLSRLTLLSELDLTDYTHVTDLGTTHLATMTRLKKLSLGNTLVTDSGLLPLRSLQELVELCLDRTAVTSRGVAACITCLPHLQVLGLASTQVGDTVVRCGLLYCTQLLKVNLSRTRITDKGLKCLRQMRLNQVNLDGTGVTLTGIANLIASCPNITSIRASQTRALPPEQVSDDDDLAP; this is encoded by the exons ATGGACTCCTCTCCG ACCATTGGAGAGTTTTTCCACACACTCTGTGAGATGGGCTTCACGGAGATGCAGATCCAGGCTGCAATGCAAGCAGGACACTTTACTGTGCCAGAGGCTACAGAGTG GCTCTTGCAAAGCGGGAGTCCAAGACACAAGCTGGTGAAGCAGTCCTCTGATCTGCCAGAGACTGCAATCTCTGCGTTCAACCCACCCAAAGGCCAGGATTCTCCCAGCACAGCTGGCACAGCTAAGTCAAACACAGACAGCAAGGACAGTAAAA CAGGtccagcctctctctctccgctggagTCCCGGATGAAGCAGGACAGGAACGGCTTCCAGGACCAGCAGAGAGAGCGTGTGGTACAGGaggcgcaggaggagaggaggCTCCGGAAGAAG GAACGAGAGCTGGTGCTGAAAAGGATTGCTGATGACCGGAGAAACCAGCAAGAGAAATCACAGCCCCACGGCCAGCAGGAGTCCTCTCCTTCACAGGGGCAGCATCTGGGGGGCAGGATCCAGACCAGTGTGGACAACCACTGTCTCCTTATG ATCCGCCTGCCGTCGGGCGAGTCAATGAGGGAGCGGTTTCCTGCTGATGCTCCTCTACGCAGTGTGGTGGAGCACATTTCGGGGCGCCACCCTTCTCTGGCGGCCTTCTCCCTTCTCCAGGGGTATCCCAGGAAGCGCTTTGGTGAAGCAGAGCTGGCTTGCTCCTTGCGTTCCCTGGGGCTGACACCAAACGCTGCACTCTGCATCCAAACCACACCCCCAGAAACCCCCCTGGAGCCCCTGCATCCTGCAgctggagagagggaggagccaCAGAGAGACCAAACCGGGCCCCAGCTGGAAGAGAGTGACGAGGAGCAGCTCTTGCCTCCCCCAGCCCTGCCTTCCCCACTGTGGGAGCGGGCAGTAGAGCATGCTGGGTTACCCGGCCTGGGCCCTCCTGTTCCTGGGCCTTCTCATCACTGGG GCAGGGGCCAGAAGCTAGTGACTGGTGATGCAGAGCGGGAGTCCAGCTCGGGGGAGGACGAGGGGGAGAGGTCAGAGGAGGAGCTAGAGGAGCCACCGTTCCCCTTTCCTG CAGGGTTACCAGTGCTGCCGTTCATCCCCGGGAACCGGCCACACGCTGCAGTAGCACCACAGTATCGCTGGCCTGACCAGGGCAACCGGCTTCG GGAGGGAGCAGAGGATGTGCCTttgccagcagggggcgtggACAGACAGGTGGTATCGGGGGTAGCAGGCCAGGCTGCAGTGGAGCGGCTCCAGAGGGCGGCACAGCAGGACGACTCGCCGGGCACTGCGGGGCAACCTTCCCCCCCGAAGAGGCCCTTCAGGACCCCCAGCGTGCAATCCCTCTGCACTTTGGCAACCCGTGCCACCGTTGCACTCATGACAG CTCCTAGTATGCAGTACAGCAGCAGTCTGTCGTGTCTGACCCCGGAGCTGGCTGAACTTCTTCTCACCCACATGTCTCGAGAGCGTCTCCTGCGGCCGCGCTGCCTTGAGCTCTTCTTCGGGTGTCCAATTCAGAAGTTTGTACTCAACTGCTACCCGTATTCCACCAATGAGCTGCTCAGACAGCTGCGTGCCTTCACTACCCTCAAACACCTCAGCTTGGTCTCCTCACCCCTCATTACAG ATTTAGGGCTGTCTGTCCTCTCCAGCCTGCAGAAGCTCCAGCATCTCAACCTGGCTGCCTGCAGCAAGCTGACTGATTCCTGTCTCCAGTATGTCACAG GCCTGAAGTATCTCTCCTACCTGTCTCTGGACAGTACTAAAGTAAGCGATTTGGGGATGGTGATGTACTTGAAGTCGGCCCCCTCTTCGCTCACTCAGCTCAGTCTGAACCAGACGGGGATCACCGAGGCCACCCTGGTGGTGCTGTCCAGCTGTGTGCCACAGCTCAGGCTGCTTAGCATCAAACGCACCAAG GTCAGTGACGTGTCTGCTTTGGCCAAGCTGTGCAGCCTGCAGTCACTCTACCTGGatgggacaggggttacagagGTGTCCCTGCAGCACCTGGCCTCCCACCCTGCCCTCTCAGTACTCAGCCTGGCGGGCATCCAGGTCACCGACGGCAACCGTGCCCTTGAGATTATTTCTG GTCTCAGACTGGCTCAGCTCACCCTGCCTGGGCGCCACACAGTGACAGACAGTGGTCTGGCCTTCCTGTCCCGACTGACACTACTTTCAGAGCTTGACCTGACTGACTACACTCATGTCACGGACCTGGGCACAACGCACCTTGCCACCATGACCAG GCTGAAGAAGCTGTCCCTTGGTAACACACTGGTGACCGACAGTGGCCTGCTGCCCCTGCGCAGCCTGCAGGAGCTCGTGGAACTGTGTCTGGACCGCACAGCTGTCACTAGCCGTGGCGTGGCTGCTTGCATCACCTGCCTGCCCCACCTGCAG GTGCTGGGCCTGGCCAGCACTCAGGTGGGTGACACGGTGGTGAGGTGTGGACTGCTGTACTGCACGCAGCTCCTGAAGGTCAACCTGAGTCGCACCCGCATCACTGATAAAG
- the LOC107078250 gene encoding uncharacterized protein isoform X2: MDSSPTIGEFFHTLCEMGFTEMQIQAAMQAGHFTVPEATEWLLQSGSPRHKLVKQSSDLPETAISAFNPPKGQDSPSTAGTAKSNTDSKDSKSPASLSPLESRMKQDRNGFQDQQRERVVQEAQEERRLRKKERELVLKRIADDRRNQQEKSQPHGQQESSPSQGQHLGGRIQTSVDNHCLLMIRLPSGESMRERFPADAPLRSVVEHISGRHPSLAAFSLLQGYPRKRFGEAELACSLRSLGLTPNAALCIQTTPPETPLEPLHPAAGEREEPQRDQTGPQLEESDEEQLLPPPALPSPLWERAVEHAGLPGLGPPVPGPSHHWGRGQKLVTGDAERESSSGEDEGERSEEELEEPPFPFPAGLPVLPFIPGNRPHAAVAPQYRWPDQGNRLREGAEDVPLPAGGVDRQVVSGVAGQAAVERLQRAAQQDDSPGTAGQPSPPKRPFRTPSVQSLCTLATRATVALMTAPSMQYSSSLSCLTPELAELLLTHMSRERLLRPRCLELFFGCPIQKFVLNCYPYSTNELLRQLRAFTTLKHLSLVSSPLITDLGLSVLSSLQKLQHLNLAACSKLTDSCLQYVTGLKYLSYLSLDSTKVSDLGMVMYLKSAPSSLTQLSLNQTGITEATLVVLSSCVPQLRLLSIKRTKVSDVSALAKLCSLQSLYLDGTGVTEVSLQHLASHPALSVLSLAGIQVTDGNRALEIISGLRLAQLTLPGRHTVTDSGLAFLSRLTLLSELDLTDYTHVTDLGTTHLATMTRLKKLSLGNTLVTDSGLLPLRSLQELVELCLDRTAVTSRGVAACITCLPHLQVLGLASTQVGDTVVRCGLLYCTQLLKVNLSRTRITDKGLKCLRQMRLNQVNLDGTGVTLTGIANLIASCPNITSIRASQTRALPPEQVSDDDDLAP; this comes from the exons ATGGACTCCTCTCCG ACCATTGGAGAGTTTTTCCACACACTCTGTGAGATGGGCTTCACGGAGATGCAGATCCAGGCTGCAATGCAAGCAGGACACTTTACTGTGCCAGAGGCTACAGAGTG GCTCTTGCAAAGCGGGAGTCCAAGACACAAGCTGGTGAAGCAGTCCTCTGATCTGCCAGAGACTGCAATCTCTGCGTTCAACCCACCCAAAGGCCAGGATTCTCCCAGCACAGCTGGCACAGCTAAGTCAAACACAGACAGCAAGGACAGTAAAA GtccagcctctctctctccgctggagTCCCGGATGAAGCAGGACAGGAACGGCTTCCAGGACCAGCAGAGAGAGCGTGTGGTACAGGaggcgcaggaggagaggaggCTCCGGAAGAAG GAACGAGAGCTGGTGCTGAAAAGGATTGCTGATGACCGGAGAAACCAGCAAGAGAAATCACAGCCCCACGGCCAGCAGGAGTCCTCTCCTTCACAGGGGCAGCATCTGGGGGGCAGGATCCAGACCAGTGTGGACAACCACTGTCTCCTTATG ATCCGCCTGCCGTCGGGCGAGTCAATGAGGGAGCGGTTTCCTGCTGATGCTCCTCTACGCAGTGTGGTGGAGCACATTTCGGGGCGCCACCCTTCTCTGGCGGCCTTCTCCCTTCTCCAGGGGTATCCCAGGAAGCGCTTTGGTGAAGCAGAGCTGGCTTGCTCCTTGCGTTCCCTGGGGCTGACACCAAACGCTGCACTCTGCATCCAAACCACACCCCCAGAAACCCCCCTGGAGCCCCTGCATCCTGCAgctggagagagggaggagccaCAGAGAGACCAAACCGGGCCCCAGCTGGAAGAGAGTGACGAGGAGCAGCTCTTGCCTCCCCCAGCCCTGCCTTCCCCACTGTGGGAGCGGGCAGTAGAGCATGCTGGGTTACCCGGCCTGGGCCCTCCTGTTCCTGGGCCTTCTCATCACTGGG GCAGGGGCCAGAAGCTAGTGACTGGTGATGCAGAGCGGGAGTCCAGCTCGGGGGAGGACGAGGGGGAGAGGTCAGAGGAGGAGCTAGAGGAGCCACCGTTCCCCTTTCCTG CAGGGTTACCAGTGCTGCCGTTCATCCCCGGGAACCGGCCACACGCTGCAGTAGCACCACAGTATCGCTGGCCTGACCAGGGCAACCGGCTTCG GGAGGGAGCAGAGGATGTGCCTttgccagcagggggcgtggACAGACAGGTGGTATCGGGGGTAGCAGGCCAGGCTGCAGTGGAGCGGCTCCAGAGGGCGGCACAGCAGGACGACTCGCCGGGCACTGCGGGGCAACCTTCCCCCCCGAAGAGGCCCTTCAGGACCCCCAGCGTGCAATCCCTCTGCACTTTGGCAACCCGTGCCACCGTTGCACTCATGACAG CTCCTAGTATGCAGTACAGCAGCAGTCTGTCGTGTCTGACCCCGGAGCTGGCTGAACTTCTTCTCACCCACATGTCTCGAGAGCGTCTCCTGCGGCCGCGCTGCCTTGAGCTCTTCTTCGGGTGTCCAATTCAGAAGTTTGTACTCAACTGCTACCCGTATTCCACCAATGAGCTGCTCAGACAGCTGCGTGCCTTCACTACCCTCAAACACCTCAGCTTGGTCTCCTCACCCCTCATTACAG ATTTAGGGCTGTCTGTCCTCTCCAGCCTGCAGAAGCTCCAGCATCTCAACCTGGCTGCCTGCAGCAAGCTGACTGATTCCTGTCTCCAGTATGTCACAG GCCTGAAGTATCTCTCCTACCTGTCTCTGGACAGTACTAAAGTAAGCGATTTGGGGATGGTGATGTACTTGAAGTCGGCCCCCTCTTCGCTCACTCAGCTCAGTCTGAACCAGACGGGGATCACCGAGGCCACCCTGGTGGTGCTGTCCAGCTGTGTGCCACAGCTCAGGCTGCTTAGCATCAAACGCACCAAG GTCAGTGACGTGTCTGCTTTGGCCAAGCTGTGCAGCCTGCAGTCACTCTACCTGGatgggacaggggttacagagGTGTCCCTGCAGCACCTGGCCTCCCACCCTGCCCTCTCAGTACTCAGCCTGGCGGGCATCCAGGTCACCGACGGCAACCGTGCCCTTGAGATTATTTCTG GTCTCAGACTGGCTCAGCTCACCCTGCCTGGGCGCCACACAGTGACAGACAGTGGTCTGGCCTTCCTGTCCCGACTGACACTACTTTCAGAGCTTGACCTGACTGACTACACTCATGTCACGGACCTGGGCACAACGCACCTTGCCACCATGACCAG GCTGAAGAAGCTGTCCCTTGGTAACACACTGGTGACCGACAGTGGCCTGCTGCCCCTGCGCAGCCTGCAGGAGCTCGTGGAACTGTGTCTGGACCGCACAGCTGTCACTAGCCGTGGCGTGGCTGCTTGCATCACCTGCCTGCCCCACCTGCAG GTGCTGGGCCTGGCCAGCACTCAGGTGGGTGACACGGTGGTGAGGTGTGGACTGCTGTACTGCACGCAGCTCCTGAAGGTCAACCTGAGTCGCACCCGCATCACTGATAAAG
- the LOC107078250 gene encoding uncharacterized protein isoform X3, with amino-acid sequence MDSSPTIGEFFHTLCEMGFTEMQIQAAMQAGHFTVPEATEWLLQSGSPRHKLVKQSSDLPETAISAFNPPKGQDSPSTAGTAKSNTDSKDSKTGPASLSPLESRMKQDRNGFQDQQRERVVQEAQEERRLRKKERELVLKRIADDRRNQQEKSQPHGQQESSPSQGQHLGGRIQTSVDNHCLLMIRLPSGESMRERFPADAPLRSVVEHISGRHPSLAAFSLLQGYPRKRFGEAELACSLRSLGLTPNAALCIQTTPPETPLEPLHPAAGEREEPQRDQTGPQLEESDEEQLLPPPALPSPLWERAVEHAGLPGLGPPVPGPSHHWGRGQKLVTGDAERESSSGEDEGERSEEELEEPPFPFPGLPVLPFIPGNRPHAAVAPQYRWPDQGNRLREGAEDVPLPAGGVDRQVVSGVAGQAAVERLQRAAQQDDSPGTAGQPSPPKRPFRTPSVQSLCTLATRATVALMTAPSMQYSSSLSCLTPELAELLLTHMSRERLLRPRCLELFFGCPIQKFVLNCYPYSTNELLRQLRAFTTLKHLSLVSSPLITDLGLSVLSSLQKLQHLNLAACSKLTDSCLQYVTGLKYLSYLSLDSTKVSDLGMVMYLKSAPSSLTQLSLNQTGITEATLVVLSSCVPQLRLLSIKRTKVSDVSALAKLCSLQSLYLDGTGVTEVSLQHLASHPALSVLSLAGIQVTDGNRALEIISGLRLAQLTLPGRHTVTDSGLAFLSRLTLLSELDLTDYTHVTDLGTTHLATMTRLKKLSLGNTLVTDSGLLPLRSLQELVELCLDRTAVTSRGVAACITCLPHLQVLGLASTQVGDTVVRCGLLYCTQLLKVNLSRTRITDKGLKCLRQMRLNQVNLDGTGVTLTGIANLIASCPNITSIRASQTRALPPEQVSDDDDLAP; translated from the exons ATGGACTCCTCTCCG ACCATTGGAGAGTTTTTCCACACACTCTGTGAGATGGGCTTCACGGAGATGCAGATCCAGGCTGCAATGCAAGCAGGACACTTTACTGTGCCAGAGGCTACAGAGTG GCTCTTGCAAAGCGGGAGTCCAAGACACAAGCTGGTGAAGCAGTCCTCTGATCTGCCAGAGACTGCAATCTCTGCGTTCAACCCACCCAAAGGCCAGGATTCTCCCAGCACAGCTGGCACAGCTAAGTCAAACACAGACAGCAAGGACAGTAAAA CAGGtccagcctctctctctccgctggagTCCCGGATGAAGCAGGACAGGAACGGCTTCCAGGACCAGCAGAGAGAGCGTGTGGTACAGGaggcgcaggaggagaggaggCTCCGGAAGAAG GAACGAGAGCTGGTGCTGAAAAGGATTGCTGATGACCGGAGAAACCAGCAAGAGAAATCACAGCCCCACGGCCAGCAGGAGTCCTCTCCTTCACAGGGGCAGCATCTGGGGGGCAGGATCCAGACCAGTGTGGACAACCACTGTCTCCTTATG ATCCGCCTGCCGTCGGGCGAGTCAATGAGGGAGCGGTTTCCTGCTGATGCTCCTCTACGCAGTGTGGTGGAGCACATTTCGGGGCGCCACCCTTCTCTGGCGGCCTTCTCCCTTCTCCAGGGGTATCCCAGGAAGCGCTTTGGTGAAGCAGAGCTGGCTTGCTCCTTGCGTTCCCTGGGGCTGACACCAAACGCTGCACTCTGCATCCAAACCACACCCCCAGAAACCCCCCTGGAGCCCCTGCATCCTGCAgctggagagagggaggagccaCAGAGAGACCAAACCGGGCCCCAGCTGGAAGAGAGTGACGAGGAGCAGCTCTTGCCTCCCCCAGCCCTGCCTTCCCCACTGTGGGAGCGGGCAGTAGAGCATGCTGGGTTACCCGGCCTGGGCCCTCCTGTTCCTGGGCCTTCTCATCACTGGG GCAGGGGCCAGAAGCTAGTGACTGGTGATGCAGAGCGGGAGTCCAGCTCGGGGGAGGACGAGGGGGAGAGGTCAGAGGAGGAGCTAGAGGAGCCACCGTTCCCCTTTCCTG GGTTACCAGTGCTGCCGTTCATCCCCGGGAACCGGCCACACGCTGCAGTAGCACCACAGTATCGCTGGCCTGACCAGGGCAACCGGCTTCG GGAGGGAGCAGAGGATGTGCCTttgccagcagggggcgtggACAGACAGGTGGTATCGGGGGTAGCAGGCCAGGCTGCAGTGGAGCGGCTCCAGAGGGCGGCACAGCAGGACGACTCGCCGGGCACTGCGGGGCAACCTTCCCCCCCGAAGAGGCCCTTCAGGACCCCCAGCGTGCAATCCCTCTGCACTTTGGCAACCCGTGCCACCGTTGCACTCATGACAG CTCCTAGTATGCAGTACAGCAGCAGTCTGTCGTGTCTGACCCCGGAGCTGGCTGAACTTCTTCTCACCCACATGTCTCGAGAGCGTCTCCTGCGGCCGCGCTGCCTTGAGCTCTTCTTCGGGTGTCCAATTCAGAAGTTTGTACTCAACTGCTACCCGTATTCCACCAATGAGCTGCTCAGACAGCTGCGTGCCTTCACTACCCTCAAACACCTCAGCTTGGTCTCCTCACCCCTCATTACAG ATTTAGGGCTGTCTGTCCTCTCCAGCCTGCAGAAGCTCCAGCATCTCAACCTGGCTGCCTGCAGCAAGCTGACTGATTCCTGTCTCCAGTATGTCACAG GCCTGAAGTATCTCTCCTACCTGTCTCTGGACAGTACTAAAGTAAGCGATTTGGGGATGGTGATGTACTTGAAGTCGGCCCCCTCTTCGCTCACTCAGCTCAGTCTGAACCAGACGGGGATCACCGAGGCCACCCTGGTGGTGCTGTCCAGCTGTGTGCCACAGCTCAGGCTGCTTAGCATCAAACGCACCAAG GTCAGTGACGTGTCTGCTTTGGCCAAGCTGTGCAGCCTGCAGTCACTCTACCTGGatgggacaggggttacagagGTGTCCCTGCAGCACCTGGCCTCCCACCCTGCCCTCTCAGTACTCAGCCTGGCGGGCATCCAGGTCACCGACGGCAACCGTGCCCTTGAGATTATTTCTG GTCTCAGACTGGCTCAGCTCACCCTGCCTGGGCGCCACACAGTGACAGACAGTGGTCTGGCCTTCCTGTCCCGACTGACACTACTTTCAGAGCTTGACCTGACTGACTACACTCATGTCACGGACCTGGGCACAACGCACCTTGCCACCATGACCAG GCTGAAGAAGCTGTCCCTTGGTAACACACTGGTGACCGACAGTGGCCTGCTGCCCCTGCGCAGCCTGCAGGAGCTCGTGGAACTGTGTCTGGACCGCACAGCTGTCACTAGCCGTGGCGTGGCTGCTTGCATCACCTGCCTGCCCCACCTGCAG GTGCTGGGCCTGGCCAGCACTCAGGTGGGTGACACGGTGGTGAGGTGTGGACTGCTGTACTGCACGCAGCTCCTGAAGGTCAACCTGAGTCGCACCCGCATCACTGATAAAG